One genomic segment of Thermodesulfobacterium sp. TA1 includes these proteins:
- a CDS encoding methyl-accepting chemotaxis protein, giving the protein MFKFFKQENKKIDSSSFSSPYPKNVKKIAQKLWKFSYIKSLSNYVSNALIKALQLSQESGKYISYLVERFNFAINTLSEKILPIKNETDNLVKKSEESKKKINVMIEEVKVIESSLKSFVETSQKMQTSFQEIKNSLTEIHNIAEQTTILSLNASIEAARVGLAGKGFTVLAEEIRKLANKTNQFAKHINESILSVEKNINFFTNSIFTLKENLDKNIKTLNELYTFVESNYKMAENVEHLINDMFLAIEDQAKITEEITQNMLNLSKNLEITEKQLKSIVIQFKKI; this is encoded by the coding sequence ATGTTTAAATTCTTTAAACAAGAAAACAAAAAGATAGATAGCTCTTCATTCTCTTCCCCTTATCCTAAGAATGTTAAAAAAATTGCACAAAAACTTTGGAAATTTTCTTACATAAAAAGTCTTTCAAATTATGTTTCTAATGCGCTTATCAAGGCTTTACAACTTTCTCAAGAGTCTGGAAAATACATTTCCTACTTGGTAGAAAGGTTTAATTTTGCCATAAACACCCTTTCTGAAAAAATTTTACCGATTAAAAATGAAACAGACAACTTGGTTAAAAAATCAGAAGAATCTAAAAAGAAAATAAATGTAATGATAGAAGAGGTAAAAGTGATAGAAAGTAGTCTTAAATCTTTTGTAGAAACTTCTCAAAAGATGCAAACCTCTTTTCAGGAGATTAAAAATTCTTTAACAGAAATACATAACATCGCAGAACAAACAACCATACTATCTTTAAATGCCTCTATAGAGGCAGCACGGGTTGGTCTTGCAGGAAAGGGTTTTACCGTCCTTGCAGAAGAAATAAGGAAATTAGCTAATAAAACCAATCAGTTTGCCAAACATATCAACGAAAGTATCCTTTCTGTAGAAAAAAACATCAACTTTTTTACTAACTCAATCTTTACCCTTAAAGAGAATTTAGATAAAAACATAAAAACCTTAAATGAACTGTATACTTTCGTAGAATCTAACTATAAAATGGCAGAAAATGTAGAACATCTAATAAACGACATGTTTTTAGCTATAGAAGACCAGGCTAAAATTACAGAAGAGATTACTCAAAACATGCTAAATCTTTCAAAAAATTTAGAGATAACAGAAAAGCAGCTCAAGTCTATAGTAATACAATTTAAGAAAATTTAA
- a CDS encoding methyl-accepting chemotaxis protein: MKKFENLSIKGKLLILILFSLIGYVIFFLLQSFYLKEAILREKKLDLMNKGEIALSVVKNYYNLYQAGNLTEEEAKEKAKLTLKSLRYEEGINYFWINDGTLPYPIMIMHPTVPQLEGKPLSDSKFNVAYMRQTDLSAKEEKVNNQNLFTLLVETASKTGHAFVWYKWPKPLKQGGVTQEFYPKLSYVVKFEPWNWYIGTGIYIDDVDKAFTQAIKRNIIKTVVIIFGILFIVVLLAFLSVRSISNPISELEEKIRLFGQGNLNIQFKTQRKDEIGKIANSLDEAVNNLKAIIFSVKDVSENLSQLAVGLTNASNQFKDNLDLQTEKASQIASAAEEMSITVVDIAKNTTNILEESKKTAEIAKEGENYTLKTASEVKIIEKTTNKLKEVMYTLEERTKAIENVIEFIKDVAEQTNLLALNATIEAARAGEHGKSFAVVAGEIRKLAERTNKSTDEIANTIREIKGVVSEVKQEVEDIGKKVENGTKLSEDAAAILAKIADAAERLQEMIQSIASATEEMSVTSEAVAKDVGSVAEGVQELKKNISILLDTTEDIKKIEEELREKTSVFTL, encoded by the coding sequence ATGAAAAAGTTTGAAAACTTAAGTATCAAGGGTAAGCTTTTGATTTTAATTCTTTTTTCTTTAATCGGTTATGTGATTTTTTTCTTATTGCAGTCTTTTTATTTAAAAGAAGCAATTTTAAGAGAAAAGAAATTAGACCTGATGAACAAAGGAGAAATCGCCCTTTCTGTGGTTAAAAATTATTACAACCTTTATCAAGCAGGAAACCTTACAGAGGAAGAGGCTAAAGAAAAGGCTAAGCTTACCTTAAAAAGTCTTCGCTATGAAGAAGGGATTAACTATTTTTGGATAAACGATGGTACTTTACCTTATCCTATAATGATAATGCATCCAACGGTTCCTCAGCTTGAAGGAAAACCTCTTTCTGATTCTAAGTTTAATGTAGCCTATATGAGACAAACAGACCTTTCTGCTAAAGAAGAAAAGGTTAACAACCAAAACCTTTTTACCCTTTTGGTAGAAACTGCCTCCAAAACAGGACATGCTTTTGTGTGGTATAAATGGCCTAAACCATTAAAACAAGGAGGAGTAACCCAAGAGTTTTATCCTAAGCTTTCTTATGTGGTTAAGTTTGAACCATGGAACTGGTATATCGGAACAGGGATATACATAGACGACGTTGATAAAGCCTTTACCCAGGCTATAAAAAGGAACATTATAAAAACGGTTGTAATTATTTTTGGTATTTTATTTATCGTGGTTTTATTAGCCTTTTTATCTGTGCGGTCCATTTCTAATCCGATTTCTGAACTTGAAGAAAAAATAAGGCTGTTTGGACAAGGCAATTTAAACATTCAGTTTAAAACTCAAAGAAAAGATGAGATAGGTAAGATTGCTAACAGTTTAGACGAAGCTGTCAATAATCTTAAAGCCATAATTTTTAGTGTAAAGGATGTTTCAGAAAATTTATCTCAATTAGCCGTTGGTTTAACAAATGCTTCTAATCAGTTTAAAGACAATTTGGACTTGCAAACAGAAAAAGCTTCTCAAATTGCTTCTGCTGCCGAAGAGATGAGCATAACTGTGGTTGACATTGCTAAAAACACAACCAACATCTTAGAAGAATCTAAGAAAACCGCCGAAATCGCAAAAGAAGGAGAAAATTATACTCTTAAAACCGCCTCTGAAGTAAAGATTATCGAAAAAACCACAAATAAGCTTAAAGAGGTTATGTATACCTTAGAAGAAAGAACTAAAGCCATTGAAAACGTAATAGAGTTTATAAAAGACGTAGCCGAACAAACAAACCTTCTTGCCTTAAACGCAACGATTGAGGCTGCAAGGGCTGGGGAACACGGTAAATCTTTTGCCGTAGTTGCAGGAGAGATAAGAAAGCTTGCTGAAAGAACCAACAAGTCTACCGATGAGATAGCAAATACGATAAGAGAGATAAAAGGTGTGGTTTCTGAGGTTAAACAAGAGGTAGAAGACATAGGTAAAAAGGTAGAAAACGGTACCAAACTTTCTGAGGATGCTGCTGCTATCTTAGCTAAGATAGCAGATGCTGCCGAGAGATTGCAAGAGATGATACAGAGCATAGCTTCTGCAACAGAAGAGATGAGTGTAACGTCTGAGGCTGTGGCAAAGGATGTAGGAAGCGTTGCAGAAGGTGTGCAAGAACTAAAGAAAAACATTTCTATCCTTCTTGATACTACAGAAGATATTAAAAAGATAGAAGAGGAATTACGAGAAAAAACCTCTGTTTTTACCCTTTAA
- a CDS encoding TIGR01777 family oxidoreductase yields the protein MKKILVVGGTGFVGGYLVSELLNRGFKPTLLVRDLEKVKTRFSGCDFIVGDPVKEGSWQAEVPKFEVVINLTGQNIFGKWTEEYKRLILESRIKSTENIVNSLKEGSFLVNASAIGYYGDRGDVLVDETAPPGDDFLAKVCVEWEKKANAAKEKGCKVAITRFGIVLGKGGMIKKVLPVFKWGLGGTLGNGKQWFSWIHIQDLVAGLLFLIEIDLEGVFNFTSPQPVTNKEFTRALAEVLRKPAFFRVPKFMLKLVLGELAESILASIKAYPERLIKEGFTFNYPEIKNALKHIIQN from the coding sequence ATGAAAAAGATACTTGTGGTTGGTGGGACAGGTTTTGTTGGTGGTTATTTGGTGTCTGAACTGTTAAACCGAGGTTTTAAACCAACCCTCTTGGTAAGAGATTTAGAAAAAGTTAAAACTCGATTCTCAGGTTGTGATTTTATCGTAGGAGATCCTGTAAAAGAAGGAAGTTGGCAAGCTGAAGTTCCGAAGTTTGAAGTAGTAATCAATTTAACCGGCCAAAACATATTTGGAAAATGGACTGAAGAGTACAAGAGACTGATTTTAGAAAGCAGGATTAAATCTACAGAGAACATCGTTAACTCTTTAAAAGAAGGTTCTTTTTTAGTAAACGCTTCAGCCATAGGATATTATGGAGATAGAGGGGATGTTTTGGTAGACGAGACAGCCCCACCAGGGGATGATTTTTTGGCTAAGGTATGTGTAGAATGGGAAAAAAAGGCAAATGCAGCTAAAGAAAAAGGATGTAAGGTTGCTATAACTCGTTTTGGGATTGTGCTTGGAAAGGGAGGGATGATAAAGAAGGTTTTACCTGTGTTTAAATGGGGATTAGGAGGAACCTTAGGCAACGGAAAACAATGGTTTTCCTGGATACATATCCAGGATTTAGTAGCCGGGTTGCTTTTTTTGATAGAAATAGACCTTGAAGGAGTTTTTAATTTTACTTCTCCTCAACCTGTAACCAACAAAGAATTTACCAGGGCTTTGGCTGAGGTTTTAAGAAAGCCTGCCTTTTTTAGGGTTCCTAAATTTATGTTAAAGTTAGTTTTAGGAGAACTGGCTGAAAGTATCCTTGCCAGTATAAAAGCTTATCCAGAAAGATTGATAAAAGAAGGTTTTACGTTTAATTATCCAGAAATAAAGAATGCTTTAAAACATATTATACAAAACTAA
- the fmt gene encoding methionyl-tRNA formyltransferase, whose product MRYRIVYFGSPEFAIHPLEGLYEKEKVLAVVTQPDKPQGRGLKTLPCAVKSWALGKGLYVLDPPKIKGNEEFLKALKDLSPELIVVCAYGKILPKEVLEVPKFGCWNIHASLLPKYRGASPINWAILEGEKETGITIMLMDEGLDTGPILLQKKIPINPEDNALTLSQKLSQLGKEAILEAIELHKKGLLKPTPQPDEGVSYAPLLKKEDGFFTFEDPAWLIERKVKAFIPWPTAYTYIQGKIFKVYQAKAQPSEKEIPGKILRINQEGLLVATSEGAILLIEVQPEGKKKMSGFEFACGRRFKPGDLLI is encoded by the coding sequence ATGAGGTATCGTATCGTTTATTTTGGAAGTCCAGAGTTTGCCATCCATCCTCTTGAGGGTCTTTATGAGAAAGAAAAAGTTCTTGCAGTAGTTACCCAACCAGACAAGCCCCAAGGAAGAGGATTAAAAACCTTACCCTGTGCGGTAAAAAGTTGGGCTTTAGGAAAAGGGCTTTATGTATTAGACCCTCCAAAGATAAAAGGAAACGAAGAGTTTTTAAAGGCTTTAAAAGACTTATCTCCAGAGCTTATCGTAGTTTGCGCTTATGGGAAGATTTTACCTAAGGAAGTCTTAGAGGTCCCTAAGTTTGGATGCTGGAACATACATGCTTCTTTATTACCTAAGTATAGAGGGGCTTCTCCTATCAACTGGGCTATTTTAGAAGGAGAAAAAGAGACAGGGATAACCATCATGCTTATGGATGAAGGCTTAGACACCGGTCCTATCCTTTTACAAAAAAAAATACCTATAAATCCAGAGGATAACGCCTTAACCTTATCCCAAAAGCTTAGCCAACTTGGAAAAGAAGCTATCTTAGAAGCCATAGAACTACATAAAAAAGGTTTATTAAAACCTACTCCTCAGCCTGATGAAGGGGTTTCTTATGCACCTTTGCTGAAAAAAGAGGACGGATTTTTTACCTTCGAAGACCCTGCCTGGCTTATAGAAAGAAAGGTAAAAGCCTTTATCCCATGGCCTACAGCCTATACCTATATCCAGGGAAAAATCTTTAAGGTTTACCAGGCGAAAGCCCAACCTTCCGAAAAGGAAATCCCAGGGAAAATTCTAAGAATAAACCAAGAAGGGCTTTTGGTGGCAACCTCAGAAGGAGCTATTCTGTTGATAGAAGTCCAGCCAGAAGGAAAAAAAAAGATGTCTGGGTTTGAGTTTGCCTGCGGCAGAAGGTTTAAACCTGGAGACCTCCTTATTTAA
- a CDS encoding MBL fold metallo-hydrolase codes for MEREQLIKGIVLYEDSDHKFIWLGWEEEEEEGLVQTNQYLIVNKGRGILLDPGGVYVFPRVLAAVANYIDIENIDYIFFSHQDPDVSSGIITWLENTNAKVYISKLWIRFIPHFGYNSLKRTIPLEDKGGELTLPSGDKLLFIPAHFLHSKGNFTVFDTRSKILFSGDIGAAVFPKGERYLFVENFENHVKLMEGFHKRYMGSNKVCKKWVNLVRPLNPTMITPQHGAIFKGDNVKKFLNWFETLTCGLDIIDQIY; via the coding sequence ATGGAAAGAGAGCAGTTGATAAAAGGGATAGTCCTTTACGAGGACAGCGACCATAAGTTTATCTGGTTAGGATGGGAAGAAGAGGAAGAAGAAGGGTTAGTACAAACCAACCAATACTTAATCGTTAATAAAGGAAGAGGAATCCTTCTTGACCCAGGCGGAGTTTATGTTTTCCCAAGGGTTTTAGCGGCTGTTGCTAATTACATAGACATAGAAAATATAGATTATATCTTTTTCTCTCATCAAGACCCTGACGTAAGCTCAGGGATTATTACCTGGTTAGAAAATACCAACGCTAAAGTTTACATAAGCAAACTTTGGATAAGGTTTATTCCTCATTTTGGCTATAACTCTTTAAAACGAACCATTCCTTTAGAGGACAAAGGAGGAGAACTAACCTTACCTTCAGGAGATAAGCTTCTTTTTATTCCTGCTCATTTTCTTCATTCTAAAGGGAATTTTACAGTTTTTGATACGAGAAGTAAAATTCTGTTTTCTGGAGATATAGGGGCTGCAGTTTTTCCTAAAGGAGAAAGGTATCTTTTTGTGGAAAACTTTGAAAATCATGTAAAGCTAATGGAAGGTTTCCATAAAAGGTATATGGGAAGCAATAAGGTATGCAAAAAATGGGTAAATTTAGTAAGACCTCTTAATCCAACCATGATAACACCTCAACATGGTGCCATCTTTAAGGGAGATAACGTGAAAAAATTCTTAAACTGGTTTGAAACCCTTACTTGTGGACTTGACATTATCGACCAAATCTACTAA
- a CDS encoding undecaprenyl-diphosphate phosphatase, whose product MDLIHAAILGIVEGLTEFLPVSSTGHLILTAHILGIPHTNFTKTFEIAIQLGSILAILFLYFERFLKDFETWKRIILAFIPTGVLGFLLYKIIKKFFIGNDLLVVINLILGGVVLLFVDRLFQKGKKMEDVKEVSLKKAPLIGIFQALAMVPGVSRSAATIIGGMLVGLNRKAAAEFSFMLAFPTMFAATSYDLFKSYSEISFQDWQTLLVGFIFAFITALITVKTFLRFIAKHSFFVFGVYRILVGLIYFLVFLR is encoded by the coding sequence ATGGATCTTATTCATGCGGCGATTTTAGGGATAGTAGAAGGTTTAACCGAGTTTTTACCTGTTTCTTCTACAGGCCATCTTATCCTTACCGCTCATATCTTAGGAATTCCTCATACTAACTTTACCAAGACCTTTGAAATAGCCATTCAGTTGGGTTCTATTCTTGCGATTTTGTTTCTTTATTTTGAGAGGTTTTTAAAAGATTTTGAAACTTGGAAAAGGATTATTTTAGCCTTTATTCCTACAGGGGTTTTAGGTTTTCTGCTGTATAAAATTATTAAAAAATTTTTTATAGGTAATGACCTTTTAGTAGTAATAAACTTAATTTTAGGAGGAGTAGTTCTTTTATTTGTAGATAGACTCTTTCAGAAGGGTAAGAAAATGGAAGATGTTAAGGAAGTTAGCCTGAAGAAAGCCCCTTTAATAGGAATTTTTCAAGCTTTAGCGATGGTTCCTGGGGTTTCTCGTTCTGCAGCAACCATCATAGGAGGGATGTTGGTAGGACTTAACCGAAAGGCTGCGGCGGAATTTTCTTTTATGTTAGCTTTTCCAACCATGTTTGCTGCAACCAGTTATGATTTATTTAAATCCTACTCAGAAATATCTTTCCAGGACTGGCAAACCCTTTTGGTAGGTTTTATCTTTGCCTTTATTACCGCTTTAATAACCGTTAAAACCTTTCTTAGGTTTATCGCTAAACATAGTTTTTTTGTCTTTGGGGTTTATCGAATTTTAGTAGGTCTTATTTACTTTTTAGTTTTTTTAAGATAA
- the queF gene encoding preQ(1) synthase, whose protein sequence is MEEKRYGELAIEQAKLEPWPNPYPDRDYTITITFPEFTCLCPRSGYPDFAVIKIEYVPNEKIIELRSLKLWLNKFRNRYISHEAATNEIFDALWKVLEPKKLKVVGDFHPRGNVHTVITVEKP, encoded by the coding sequence ATGGAAGAAAAAAGGTATGGTGAATTAGCTATAGAACAGGCAAAGCTTGAACCCTGGCCAAATCCTTATCCAGATAGAGATTACACCATAACCATTACTTTTCCAGAGTTTACTTGTCTTTGCCCCAGGTCTGGATATCCAGACTTTGCGGTTATCAAGATTGAATATGTACCAAATGAAAAAATAATCGAGCTAAGGTCTTTAAAACTGTGGCTCAACAAGTTTAGAAATCGCTATATTTCTCACGAAGCCGCAACCAACGAGATTTTTGATGCCCTCTGGAAGGTTTTAGAACCTAAAAAATTAAAGGTAGTAGGTGATTTCCATCCCAGAGGGAATGTTCATACGGTTATCACCGTAGAAAAGCCTTAA
- a CDS encoding radical SAM protein, translating to MKIKTCFICKKQSLVISQTIGVCIDCVRLRFKEAIPFIQKAHTKTREIFNLPKIIPKESEGKTCSICSLSCKIPDEGFGYCGLKKNKKNFLSGCDARLAKVSWYFDPLPTNCVADWICPGGTGIGYPQYAYKPSAEQGYYNLAVFFHACNLNCLYCQNWRFRELTFSSKWVSIDSMLSILNEKIACVCFFGGDPSPQAHFAIKFSQKALKIKKK from the coding sequence ATGAAAATCAAAACTTGCTTTATCTGTAAAAAACAAAGCCTGGTTATTTCTCAAACTATTGGTGTATGCATAGACTGCGTAAGGCTAAGGTTTAAAGAAGCAATTCCCTTTATTCAAAAAGCACATACTAAAACAAGAGAAATCTTTAATCTACCTAAAATTATTCCTAAGGAAAGCGAAGGAAAAACTTGTTCAATCTGTTCTCTCTCTTGTAAAATTCCTGATGAAGGTTTCGGATATTGCGGACTTAAGAAAAACAAAAAAAATTTTTTATCGGGTTGTGATGCACGATTAGCTAAGGTTTCTTGGTATTTTGACCCTTTACCAACAAACTGTGTTGCAGACTGGATTTGTCCAGGAGGCACAGGTATAGGTTATCCCCAATACGCTTACAAACCTTCAGCTGAACAAGGCTACTATAACCTTGCGGTTTTCTTTCATGCCTGTAACCTTAACTGCCTTTACTGTCAAAACTGGCGTTTTAGAGAGCTTACTTTTTCGAGTAAATGGGTTAGTATAGACTCTATGCTTTCTATTCTTAATGAAAAGATAGCCTGTGTATGTTTCTTTGGAGGGGACCCATCTCCTCAAGCCCACTTTGCCATAAAGTTTAGCCAAAAAGCTTTAAAAATAAAAAAAAAATAA